From Pseudomonas hefeiensis, one genomic window encodes:
- a CDS encoding DUF3999 domain-containing protein: MSRKLSRIGLGVAGLWVALSVTAQEQPADFAHQVPLSLSGEGPWYRLALPLGIQLQARQTDLSDLRVFNAAGQAQAYALVRETAQSRENRTTDVKWFPLYNAADDNERAPSVRVQSSASGTLVQVQPSSRLEAGEEELRGWLLDASAIKAPLQQLILDWTSERDGFQRFTIEASDDLQQWQAWGEGQVARLTFADERVEQHEVSLPGQPARYLRLLWQSPSSAPVLTSAQLQSGSRESLPLPLVWSQPLAGSTTKAGQYTWQLPMGLNVEQVQVELNQANSLAPVTLAGRRESSQPWQTLNSGLLYRLTQNGEDVLQNQLQLSGQTVQQLKLTVDERGGGLGAEAPALRFAVRPTQVVFLARGEGPYSLALGNATVKAASLPLATLVPDYKPSRLATLGTAKANGGTTSAPAAATPTVETSWKKIGLWAVLLISVLVLAAMAFSLLRKPPVKS; encoded by the coding sequence TTGAGTCGCAAGTTGAGTCGGATCGGGTTGGGCGTGGCGGGGTTGTGGGTGGCCTTGTCGGTGACGGCCCAGGAACAACCGGCGGATTTCGCCCATCAGGTGCCATTGTCCTTGAGCGGCGAGGGGCCGTGGTATCGCCTGGCGTTGCCCCTGGGGATTCAGTTGCAAGCGCGACAGACCGACCTGAGCGACCTGCGGGTGTTCAACGCCGCCGGGCAGGCCCAGGCCTATGCCTTGGTTCGCGAGACTGCCCAGAGCCGGGAAAACCGCACCACCGACGTGAAGTGGTTCCCGTTGTACAACGCCGCCGATGACAACGAGCGCGCGCCCAGCGTACGGGTGCAATCGAGCGCCAGCGGCACGCTGGTGCAGGTGCAGCCGTCCAGCAGGCTCGAAGCGGGGGAGGAGGAGCTGCGCGGCTGGCTGCTGGATGCCAGTGCGATCAAGGCGCCCTTGCAGCAGTTGATCCTCGACTGGACCAGCGAGCGCGACGGCTTCCAGCGCTTCACCATCGAAGCCAGTGACGACTTGCAACAGTGGCAGGCGTGGGGCGAAGGCCAAGTGGCGCGGCTGACCTTTGCCGATGAGCGAGTGGAGCAGCATGAGGTCAGCTTGCCAGGACAACCGGCGCGTTATCTGCGGTTGCTGTGGCAATCGCCGTCATCGGCGCCGGTGTTGACCTCGGCCCAGTTGCAGAGCGGCAGTCGCGAAAGCCTGCCGTTGCCGTTGGTCTGGTCGCAGCCTTTGGCCGGCAGCACCACGAAGGCTGGGCAGTACACCTGGCAGTTGCCCATGGGGCTGAATGTCGAGCAGGTGCAGGTCGAACTGAACCAGGCCAACAGCCTGGCGCCGGTGACCCTGGCCGGACGGCGTGAAAGCAGCCAGCCGTGGCAAACACTGAACAGCGGTTTGCTGTATCGCCTGACCCAGAACGGCGAGGATGTGCTGCAAAACCAACTGCAACTGTCGGGGCAGACCGTGCAGCAATTGAAGCTGACGGTGGACGAACGGGGCGGCGGCCTCGGTGCCGAAGCGCCAGCCTTGCGTTTTGCCGTGCGCCCGACCCAAGTGGTGTTCCTGGCACGGGGCGAGGGCCCCTACAGCCTGGCACTGGGCAATGCGACGGTGAAAGCGGCCAGCCTGCCACTGGCCACGCTGGTGCCCGATTACAAACCGTCACGCCTGGCGACGCTGGGTACGGCGAAGGCTAATGGCGGAACGACCTCGGCGCCGGCTGCCGCAACACCCACTGTCGAGACCAGCTGGAAGAAAATCGGCTTGTGGGCGGTGTTGCTGATCAGCGTACTGGTCCTCGCGGCGATGGCCTTCAGCTTGCTGCGCAAGCCACCGGTCAAATCCTGA
- a CDS encoding class 1 fructose-bisphosphatase translates to MSRVTLSRYLIEQTRSNNTPADLRFLIEVVARACKEISHAVSKGALGGVLGSMGTENVQGEVQKKLDVLSNEILLEANEWGGHLAGMASEEMDNAYQIPGKYPKGAYLLVFDPLDGSSNIDINAPVGTIFSVLRCPNEYLSQNEALNEKAFLQPGTEQVAAGYAIYGPQTMLVLTLGDGVKGFTLDREMGSFVLTHEDITIPESTQEFAINMSNQRHWEAPVQRYVGELLAGEEGPLKKNYNMRWVAAMVADVHRILTRGGLFMYPRDSREPSKPGKLRLMYEANPMSFLVEQAGGASTDGHQRILDIQPEGLHQRVAVFLGSKEEVARATAYHKE, encoded by the coding sequence ATGTCCCGCGTTACCTTGAGTCGCTATTTGATTGAGCAGACCCGCAGCAACAACACCCCTGCCGATCTGCGCTTTTTGATCGAAGTGGTGGCGCGTGCATGCAAGGAGATCAGCCACGCCGTATCCAAAGGCGCCCTGGGTGGTGTCCTGGGCAGCATGGGTACCGAAAACGTGCAGGGCGAAGTGCAGAAAAAGCTCGACGTGCTCTCTAACGAAATCCTGCTCGAAGCCAACGAATGGGGCGGTCACCTGGCCGGCATGGCGTCCGAGGAAATGGACAACGCCTACCAGATTCCAGGCAAATACCCCAAGGGTGCTTACCTGCTGGTGTTCGACCCACTGGACGGTTCGTCGAACATCGATATCAACGCGCCGGTGGGCACCATCTTCTCGGTACTGCGTTGCCCGAACGAATACCTGAGCCAAAACGAAGCCTTGAATGAAAAGGCGTTCCTGCAACCAGGCACCGAGCAGGTAGCCGCCGGTTATGCCATCTACGGCCCGCAGACCATGTTGGTGCTGACCCTGGGCGACGGCGTCAAAGGTTTCACTCTGGACCGTGAGATGGGCAGCTTCGTACTGACCCACGAAGACATCACCATTCCGGAAAGCACCCAGGAATTCGCCATCAACATGTCCAATCAGCGTCACTGGGAAGCCCCGGTACAACGCTACGTTGGCGAATTGCTGGCCGGTGAAGAAGGTCCGCTGAAAAAGAACTACAACATGCGCTGGGTCGCCGCGATGGTCGCCGACGTACACCGCATCCTGACCCGTGGCGGTCTGTTCATGTACCCGCGCGACAGCCGCGAGCCGTCCAAGCCGGGCAAACTGCGCCTGATGTACGAAGCCAACCCGATGTCGTTCCTGGTGGAACAGGCTGGCGGTGCCTCCACTGACGGTCACCAGCGTATTCTCGACATCCAGCCTGAAGGCCTGCACCAGCGTGTGGCGGTGTTCCTGGGTTCGAAGGAAGAAGTCGCCCGCGCCACGGCCTACCACAAGGAATAA
- a CDS encoding DUF924 family protein has product MAQPWQSLLDWWFGSAKSPDEIAADKGKLWFGKRHDRQAHERFGDQVEQALAGELTDWAQRPEGWLALVLLLDQLPRMIFRDTPKAFSGDLRAQALVAQGMAAGFDRQLEPIQRVFIYLVLEHCENLAVQNEAVSRFIELTREQPEADRAVFEDNLDYAERHQKIIARFGRFPHRNAVLGRESTADEQEFLGRPGSRF; this is encoded by the coding sequence ATGGCCCAGCCCTGGCAGTCGTTGCTCGATTGGTGGTTTGGCTCAGCCAAATCGCCGGACGAAATAGCCGCTGACAAAGGCAAGCTGTGGTTTGGCAAACGCCATGATCGCCAGGCGCACGAGCGCTTCGGCGATCAGGTCGAGCAGGCACTGGCCGGCGAATTGACCGACTGGGCGCAACGCCCCGAAGGCTGGCTGGCCCTGGTGCTGTTGCTCGATCAGCTCCCGCGAATGATCTTTCGCGACACCCCCAAGGCTTTTTCCGGTGACCTGCGTGCCCAAGCGCTGGTGGCCCAAGGCATGGCGGCGGGCTTTGACCGGCAACTCGAACCGATCCAGCGGGTATTCATCTACCTGGTGCTCGAACATTGTGAAAACCTGGCGGTGCAGAATGAAGCGGTTTCCCGTTTCATCGAACTGACCCGCGAGCAGCCCGAGGCGGATCGGGCGGTGTTCGAAGACAACCTGGATTACGCCGAGCGGCATCAGAAGATCATTGCGCGGTTTGGGCGCTTTCCCCATCGCAATGCGGTGTTGGGGCGTGAGTCTACGGCTGATGAACAGGAATTCTTGGGCAGGCCTGGGTCGAGGTTCTGA
- a CDS encoding lipocalin family protein: MMRLLLGLFAGLVLAGCATSGEDPLAPKTVNSVDLKRYQGTWYELARLPMYFQRNCAQSEAHYTLKPDGEVDVFNRCLTSDWQWEEARGTATAQVPGKTDKLWVEFDNWFSRIVPGVAKGQYWVLYVSDDYKTAIVGDPSRRYMWLLSRTPTVNGVVREELLSKARQQGYDTTRLIWRASDRQMAKTSD, encoded by the coding sequence ATGATGCGGTTATTGTTAGGGCTTTTTGCCGGCCTGGTATTGGCTGGCTGTGCCACTTCTGGCGAAGACCCGTTGGCGCCAAAGACTGTCAACAGCGTCGACCTCAAGCGTTACCAAGGGACCTGGTACGAGTTGGCCCGTCTACCGATGTACTTCCAGCGCAACTGCGCGCAATCCGAAGCGCACTACACCCTCAAGCCCGACGGCGAGGTGGATGTGTTCAACCGTTGCCTGACCTCGGACTGGCAGTGGGAGGAAGCCAGGGGCACCGCAACGGCTCAAGTGCCGGGCAAGACCGACAAGCTCTGGGTCGAGTTTGATAACTGGTTTTCGCGGATCGTGCCGGGCGTGGCGAAGGGGCAATACTGGGTCCTGTATGTCAGCGATGACTACAAGACCGCCATCGTCGGTGACCCGAGCCGTCGTTACATGTGGCTGCTGTCCCGTACCCCGACGGTCAATGGCGTTGTGCGCGAAGAACTGCTGAGCAAGGCACGCCAGCAGGGTTACGACACGACACGGTTGATCTGGCGTGCGTCGGATCGGCAGATGGCCAAGACTTCGGATTGA
- a CDS encoding formimidoylglutamate deiminase produces MSAFFAERALLPNGWADDVRFEVDACGVLTHIQANSQADGAERLGGPLLPGMPNLHSHAFQRAMAGLAEVAGNPNDSFWTWRDLMYRLVGKISPDQLGIIARQLYIEMLKAGYTSVAEFHYVHHDTDGTPYADPAELALRISQAASAAGIGLTLLPVLYSHAGFGGQAPNDGQRRFINSTENYLKLQSRLQPILAGQPAQALGLCFHSLRAVTPGQIQEVLAASDRHCPVHIHIAEQQKEVDDCLSWSGARPLQWLYENTEVDQRWCLVHATHANAHEVSLMARSQAIAGLCLTTEANLGDGIFPAVDFLAQGGRLGIGSDSHVSLSVVEELRWLEYGQRLRDQRRNRLYRADQPMVGRTLFDAALEGGAQALGQAIGALEVGKRADWLVLDGNDPYLATAKGDGILNRWLFAGGDRQVRDVMVGGQWVVRDGSHAEEEQSARAFTQVLRELLG; encoded by the coding sequence ATGTCCGCCTTCTTTGCCGAACGCGCACTGCTGCCTAATGGATGGGCCGATGATGTACGTTTTGAAGTCGATGCCTGCGGCGTCTTGACTCATATCCAGGCCAACTCCCAGGCAGACGGTGCCGAGCGGCTGGGCGGGCCACTGCTGCCTGGCATGCCGAACCTGCACTCCCACGCTTTTCAGCGGGCCATGGCCGGGCTGGCGGAAGTAGCGGGCAATCCCAATGACAGTTTCTGGACCTGGCGAGACCTGATGTACCGCCTCGTCGGCAAAATCAGCCCCGATCAGCTCGGCATCATCGCCCGACAGCTGTACATCGAAATGCTCAAGGCCGGTTACACCTCGGTCGCCGAATTCCATTATGTACACCACGACACCGACGGCACGCCTTACGCCGACCCGGCGGAACTGGCCCTGCGCATCAGCCAGGCCGCAAGCGCCGCCGGTATCGGCCTGACCCTGCTGCCGGTGCTCTACAGCCACGCAGGTTTCGGCGGCCAGGCCCCCAATGACGGGCAACGTCGATTCATCAACAGCACCGAAAACTACTTGAAACTTCAGTCACGCTTGCAGCCGATCCTGGCCGGACAACCGGCCCAGGCGCTGGGTTTGTGTTTCCACTCCCTGCGCGCCGTGACGCCCGGGCAAATCCAGGAAGTGCTCGCCGCCAGCGACCGCCATTGCCCGGTGCACATCCACATTGCCGAGCAGCAAAAGGAAGTCGACGACTGCTTGAGCTGGAGTGGCGCCCGTCCGCTGCAATGGCTGTACGAAAACACCGAGGTGGATCAGCGCTGGTGCCTGGTCCACGCCACCCACGCCAATGCTCACGAAGTCAGCCTCATGGCCAGGAGCCAAGCGATTGCCGGCCTGTGCCTGACCACCGAAGCCAACCTGGGCGACGGGATTTTCCCGGCCGTGGATTTCCTCGCCCAGGGCGGACGCCTGGGTATCGGTTCCGACAGCCATGTGTCCTTGAGCGTGGTGGAAGAGTTGCGTTGGCTGGAATACGGCCAGCGTCTGCGAGATCAGCGGCGCAACCGCTTGTATCGGGCGGATCAACCAATGGTCGGGCGCACCTTGTTCGATGCCGCGCTGGAAGGTGGAGCCCAGGCTTTGGGACAAGCGATCGGCGCCCTCGAAGTCGGCAAGCGCGCCGACTGGCTGGTGCTCGATGGCAACGATCCGTACCTGGCCACCGCCAAGGGCGATGGGATTCTCAATCGCTGGCTGTTTGCCGGCGGGGATCGTCAGGTGCGCGATGTGATGGTTGGAGGGCAATGGGTGGTGCGGGATGGCAGCCATGCCGAAGAAGAACAAAGCGCCCGAGCGTTCACTCAAGTCTTGCGCGAACTGTTGGGTTGA
- the hutC gene encoding histidine utilization repressor, whose translation MGDSPAPLYARVKQMITQQIDSGNWPPHYRVPSESELVSQLGFSRMTINRALREMTADGLLVRMQGVGTFVAEPKSQSALFEVHNIADEIASRGHRHTCKVITLEEEAAGSERALALDMREGQKVFHSLIVHFENDIPVQIEDRFVNALVAPDYLKQDFTLQTPYAYLNQVAPLTEGEHVVEAILAEASECKLLQIERGEPCLLIRRRTWSGRQPVTAARLIHPGSRHRLEGRFHK comes from the coding sequence ATGGGTGACAGTCCGGCGCCCTTGTACGCCCGCGTCAAACAGATGATCACCCAGCAGATCGACAGTGGAAACTGGCCGCCGCATTACCGCGTGCCGTCGGAAAGCGAACTGGTCAGCCAACTGGGTTTCAGTCGCATGACCATCAACCGTGCCCTGCGTGAGATGACTGCCGACGGCTTGTTGGTGCGCATGCAAGGCGTCGGCACCTTCGTGGCCGAGCCCAAGAGCCAGTCGGCGTTGTTCGAAGTGCATAACATTGCCGACGAGATTGCGTCCCGAGGCCATCGCCATACGTGCAAGGTCATCACCCTGGAGGAAGAAGCCGCCGGTTCCGAGCGCGCCCTGGCCCTGGACATGCGCGAAGGCCAGAAGGTGTTCCACTCGCTGATCGTGCATTTCGAAAACGACATCCCCGTGCAAATCGAGGACCGTTTCGTCAATGCCCTGGTGGCACCGGACTACCTCAAGCAGGACTTCACCCTGCAAACGCCCTACGCCTACCTGAACCAGGTTGCGCCGCTGACCGAAGGCGAGCACGTGGTTGAAGCGATTCTCGCTGAAGCGAGCGAGTGCAAGCTGCTGCAGATCGAGCGGGGCGAGCCGTGCCTGTTGATCCGCCGCCGCACCTGGTCGGGGCGTCAGCCGGTAACCGCCGCGCGCCTGATTCACCCCGGTTCCCGTCATCGTCTGGAAGGACGCTTTCATAAATGA
- a CDS encoding HutD family protein: MIKQMNVLRAADYPRMPWKNGGGSTEEITRDSGSGLDGFGWRLSIADIGESGGFSTFAGYERIISVLQGDGMTLTVDGQATRSLHPLDPFAFSGESHVTCTLLGGAIRDFNLIYAPKRYRARLQWMGGQQRFFSEAGTVLVFSAAPGLAIKIDESAVDLGLYDCLQLSGNTGLVDVSTHGQCCVIELTAH, translated from the coding sequence ATGATCAAGCAGATGAACGTTCTGCGCGCCGCCGATTATCCACGCATGCCCTGGAAAAACGGCGGCGGCAGCACCGAAGAAATTACCCGGGATTCAGGCTCCGGCCTGGACGGTTTCGGTTGGCGCCTGTCGATCGCCGATATCGGTGAGTCGGGCGGCTTTTCGACCTTTGCCGGGTACGAGCGAATCATCAGCGTGTTGCAGGGCGACGGCATGACGCTGACGGTCGATGGTCAGGCCACGCGTTCTTTGCACCCTCTGGATCCCTTTGCATTCAGTGGCGAAAGTCATGTGACGTGCACCTTGCTGGGCGGAGCGATTCGCGACTTCAACCTGATCTACGCGCCAAAGCGTTACCGCGCACGGTTGCAGTGGATGGGCGGCCAGCAGCGGTTTTTCAGCGAGGCGGGGACGGTGTTGGTGTTCAGTGCCGCTCCGGGGTTAGCTATCAAGATCGATGAGTCCGCCGTTGACTTGGGCCTCTACGACTGTTTGCAACTGAGCGGTAACACCGGGTTGGTAGATGTCTCCACCCACGGTCAATGCTGCGTGATTGAGCTGACGGCCCACTAA
- the hutU gene encoding urocanate hydratase yields MTDATRKPEKYRDVEIRAPRGNTLTAKSWLTEAPLRMLMNNLDPEVAENPKELVVYGGIGRAARNWECYDKIVESLTNLNDDETLLVQSGKPVGVFKTHSNAPRVLIANSNLVPHWASWEHFNELDAKGLAMYGQMTAGSWIYIGSQGIVQGTYETFVEAGRQHYDANLKGRWVLTAGLGGMGGAQPLAATLAGACSLNIECQQVSIDFRLKTRYVDEQATDLDDALARIEKYTAEGKAISIALCGNAAEILPEMVRRGVRPDMVTDQTSAHDPLNGYLPAGWTWDEYRARAKTEPAAVVKAAKQSMAVHVKAMLAFQKMGVPTFDYGNNIRQMAQEEGVENAFDFPGFVPAYIRPLFCRGIGPFRWAALSGDPQDIYKTDAKVKELIPDDAHLHNWLDMARERISFQGLPARICWVGLGQRAKLGLAFNEMVRSGELSAPIVIGRDHLDSGSVASPNRETEAMQDGSDAVSDWPLLNALLNTASGATWVSLHHGGGVGMGFSQHSGMVIVCDGTDEAAERIARVLHNDPATGVMRHADAGYQIAIDCAKEQGLNLPMITGK; encoded by the coding sequence GTGACCGACGCTACCCGCAAACCTGAAAAATACCGTGACGTTGAAATCCGTGCTCCACGCGGTAACACCCTGACCGCCAAGAGCTGGCTGACCGAAGCGCCGCTGCGCATGTTGATGAACAACCTCGACCCGGAAGTGGCCGAGAACCCCAAGGAGCTGGTGGTTTACGGTGGCATCGGCCGCGCGGCGCGCAATTGGGAGTGCTACGACAAGATCGTCGAAAGCCTGACCAACCTCAATGACGACGAAACCCTGCTGGTGCAATCCGGCAAGCCGGTGGGCGTGTTCAAGACCCACAGCAACGCTCCTCGCGTGTTGATCGCCAACTCCAACCTGGTGCCGCACTGGGCCAGTTGGGAACACTTCAACGAACTGGACGCCAAGGGCCTGGCCATGTATGGCCAGATGACCGCCGGCAGTTGGATCTACATCGGCAGCCAGGGCATCGTCCAAGGCACCTATGAAACCTTCGTCGAGGCCGGTCGTCAGCATTACGATGCCAACCTCAAGGGGCGCTGGGTCCTGACCGCCGGTCTGGGCGGCATGGGCGGTGCGCAGCCGTTGGCCGCGACGCTGGCTGGCGCCTGCTCGCTGAACATCGAATGCCAGCAGGTGAGCATCGATTTCCGCCTCAAGACTCGTTATGTCGACGAACAGGCCACTGACCTGGACGACGCCCTGGCCCGCATCGAGAAATACACCGCAGAAGGCAAGGCGATCTCCATCGCGCTCTGTGGTAACGCCGCCGAGATCCTGCCGGAAATGGTCCGTCGCGGTGTGCGCCCGGACATGGTCACCGACCAGACCAGCGCCCACGACCCGCTCAACGGTTACCTGCCAGCCGGCTGGACCTGGGACGAATACCGCGCCCGCGCCAAGACTGAACCGGCTGCCGTGGTCAAAGCGGCCAAGCAATCGATGGCCGTCCACGTCAAAGCCATGCTGGCTTTCCAGAAAATGGGCGTGCCGACCTTCGACTACGGCAACAACATCCGCCAGATGGCCCAGGAAGAGGGCGTCGAAAATGCCTTCGATTTCCCAGGGTTCGTGCCGGCGTATATCCGTCCGCTGTTTTGCCGTGGCATCGGTCCGTTCCGTTGGGCCGCGCTGTCGGGTGACCCACAGGACATTTACAAGACCGACGCCAAGGTCAAGGAACTGATCCCCGACGACGCGCATCTGCACAACTGGCTGGACATGGCCCGCGAGCGCATCAGCTTCCAGGGTCTGCCGGCGCGTATCTGCTGGGTCGGCCTGGGCCAGCGTGCCAAGCTGGGCCTGGCGTTCAACGAAATGGTGCGCAGCGGCGAATTGTCGGCCCCAATCGTGATCGGTCGCGACCACCTGGACTCCGGTTCCGTGGCCAGCCCCAACCGCGAGACCGAAGCCATGCAGGATGGCTCCGATGCCGTGTCTGATTGGCCGCTGCTCAACGCCTTGCTCAACACCGCCAGCGGCGCGACCTGGGTTTCGCTGCACCACGGCGGCGGCGTCGGCATGGGCTTCTCCCAGCATTCGGGCATGGTGATTGTCTGCGACGGCACCGACGAAGCGGCCGAGCGAATTGCCCGCGTGCTGCACAACGACCCGGCCACTGGCGTGATGCGTCATGCCGATGCCGGTTACCAGATCGCCATTGATTGCGCCAAGGAACAGGGGCTGAACCTGCCGATGATCACCGGCAAGTAA
- a CDS encoding purine-cytosine permease family protein — protein MAVTSTRASSKPLIEKRSIDYIPEAERHGRLLSQFTLWMGANLQITAIVTGALAVVLGGDVFWSLIGLLIGQLLGGGVMALHAAQGPKLGLPQMISSRVQFGVYGAAIPIVLVCLMYLGFTATGTVLSGQALGQLFGVSDSVGILVFASVIVLVTVLGYRVIHFIGRVASILGVIAFVYLFARLISQTDVGALLQIRHFSWSSFLLAVSLAASWQIAFGPYVADYSRYLPSKTSSAKTFFAAGAGSVIGAQVAMTLGVFAAASANGQFAGHEVAYIVGLGGAGATAALLYFSIAFGKVTISTLNSYGSFMCIATIISGFRGHLNVTRLQRLAFVLVIVGAATLIALLGQHSFLGAFKSFILFLLAFFTPWSAINLVDYYCITRERYDVPALADPNGRYGRWNALGISVYVFGVLVQLPFIATKFYTGPLVDAMGGVDISWIIGLVLPAALYYLCAKKWHGTVPDQLILPVEPTCVAQPITSGAGRAAAQA, from the coding sequence ATGGCTGTCACCAGCACACGCGCAAGCAGCAAGCCGTTGATCGAGAAACGTTCGATCGACTACATCCCGGAGGCGGAGAGACATGGTCGGCTGTTGAGCCAGTTCACCCTCTGGATGGGTGCCAACCTGCAAATCACTGCAATCGTCACCGGTGCATTGGCGGTGGTGCTTGGCGGTGATGTGTTCTGGTCGTTGATCGGTTTGCTGATCGGCCAACTGCTCGGCGGTGGCGTCATGGCATTGCATGCCGCGCAAGGGCCCAAGCTTGGCCTGCCGCAAATGATCTCCAGCCGGGTGCAGTTTGGTGTGTATGGCGCGGCCATCCCGATCGTACTGGTGTGCCTGATGTACCTGGGTTTCACCGCAACGGGAACCGTGCTCTCCGGCCAGGCGCTGGGCCAGTTGTTCGGCGTCAGCGACAGTGTCGGCATCCTCGTTTTCGCCAGTGTCATCGTGCTGGTCACGGTGCTCGGTTATCGGGTGATTCACTTCATTGGCCGTGTTGCCAGCATCCTTGGTGTGATTGCCTTTGTTTACCTGTTCGCTCGCCTGATCAGCCAGACAGACGTCGGCGCACTCCTGCAAATCCGCCATTTCAGCTGGAGCAGTTTTCTGCTTGCGGTGTCGCTCGCGGCATCCTGGCAGATCGCCTTTGGCCCCTACGTAGCAGACTATTCGCGTTACCTGCCGAGCAAGACTTCTTCAGCGAAAACTTTTTTTGCCGCAGGCGCCGGTTCGGTTATTGGTGCACAGGTGGCGATGACCCTCGGCGTATTTGCCGCAGCCTCGGCCAATGGGCAGTTCGCGGGTCACGAAGTGGCCTACATCGTTGGCCTGGGAGGGGCCGGCGCCACCGCCGCGCTGCTGTACTTCAGCATCGCGTTCGGCAAGGTCACCATCTCCACGCTGAACTCCTACGGCAGCTTCATGTGCATTGCGACCATCATTAGCGGTTTTCGTGGTCACCTGAACGTAACGCGCTTGCAGCGTCTGGCCTTCGTGCTGGTCATCGTCGGCGCTGCGACCCTGATCGCGCTGCTCGGTCAGCATTCGTTCCTCGGTGCGTTCAAGTCCTTCATCCTGTTCTTGCTGGCGTTCTTTACGCCTTGGAGCGCGATCAACCTGGTGGACTACTACTGCATTACTCGCGAGCGCTATGACGTGCCGGCACTGGCCGACCCGAACGGTCGCTATGGTCGCTGGAACGCCCTCGGCATCAGCGTCTATGTCTTCGGCGTACTGGTTCAACTGCCGTTCATCGCCACCAAGTTCTATACCGGTCCGCTGGTGGACGCCATGGGTGGTGTGGATATTTCCTGGATCATCGGTCTGGTGCTTCCCGCAGCCCTGTATTACCTGTGCGCGAAAAAATGGCACGGCACGGTACCCGATCAACTGATTCTGCCGGTTGAGCCAACCTGCGTTGCACAACCTATAACAAGCGGGGCTGGTCGCGCTGCGGCGCAGGCCTGA
- a CDS encoding ABC transporter substrate-binding protein → MKSNKTLLTTLLCMGLLASAGAAQAAGWCESGKPVKFAGLNWESGMLLTDVMQVVLEKGYGCKVDSLPGNSITMENALSSNDIQVFAEEWVGRSEVWNKAEKAGKVVGVGAPVVGAIEGWYVPRYVIEGDAKRKLEPKAPGLKNIADLGQYAAVFKDQEEPSKGRFYNCPAGWTCELDNSEMLKSYGLEKTYTNFRPGTGPALDAAVLSSYKRGEPILFYYWSPTPLMGQVDLVKLEEKPGVDKSVSIKVGLSKTFHDEAPELVAVLEKVNLPIDILNQNLGRMAKERIESPKLAKIFLKEHPEVWHAWVSEDAARKIDAAL, encoded by the coding sequence ATGAAATCGAACAAGACCCTGCTGACCACATTGCTTTGCATGGGCCTGCTGGCCAGCGCCGGCGCCGCGCAAGCGGCGGGTTGGTGCGAGTCGGGCAAACCGGTGAAATTCGCCGGCCTGAACTGGGAAAGCGGCATGTTGCTGACCGACGTCATGCAAGTGGTGCTGGAAAAAGGCTACGGCTGCAAGGTCGACAGTCTGCCGGGCAACTCGATCACCATGGAAAATGCCTTGAGCAGCAACGACATCCAGGTGTTCGCCGAAGAATGGGTCGGTCGCAGTGAAGTCTGGAACAAGGCCGAGAAGGCCGGCAAGGTCGTCGGCGTCGGTGCCCCGGTGGTGGGGGCTATCGAAGGCTGGTACGTGCCGCGCTATGTGATCGAGGGCGACGCCAAGCGCAAGCTCGAACCTAAGGCGCCGGGCCTGAAGAATATCGCTGACCTGGGTCAGTACGCCGCTGTGTTCAAGGACCAGGAAGAGCCGTCCAAGGGCCGCTTCTACAACTGCCCGGCCGGCTGGACCTGTGAGCTGGACAACAGCGAAATGCTCAAAAGCTATGGTCTGGAAAAAACCTACACCAACTTCCGTCCGGGCACCGGTCCGGCCCTGGATGCGGCGGTGCTGTCGAGCTACAAGCGCGGCGAGCCGATCCTGTTCTACTACTGGTCGCCCACCCCGCTCATGGGCCAGGTAGACCTGGTGAAACTGGAAGAAAAACCGGGCGTGGACAAAAGCGTGAGCATCAAGGTGGGCCTGTCCAAGACCTTCCACGACGAAGCGCCTGAACTGGTGGCGGTGCTGGAAAAGGTCAACCTGCCTATCGACATCCTGAACCAGAACCTGGGCCGCATGGCCAAAGAGCGGATCGAGTCGCCGAAACTGGCGAAGATCTTCCTGAAGGAACATCCTGAAGTCTGGCACGCCTGGGTAAGCGAAGACGCTGCCAGGAAAATCGACGCGGCTCTGTAG